The genomic DNA AAGTTAGTGGAATGTGTTCCGAACTTCAGTGAAGGAAGAGATCAGAAGGTTCTGGATGCAATATCGAATGTCATCAAAGAGGTCAAGAATGTTACATTGCTCGATGTCGATCCCGGAGCTGATACGAATAGAACAGTTTTTACTTTAGTCGGAGAACCGGAAGCTGTAATAGAAGCTGCGTTTCAAGCTATCAAGAAGGGTGCAGAATTGATCGATATGTCAAAGCATCAGGGTGCTCATCCCCGTATGGGAGCAACAGATGTTTGCCCTTTCATTCCCGTCAGTGATGTAACTATGGAGGAAGCAGTCGAATATGCTAAACAGCTTGCTCAGCGAGTGGGAGAAGAGCTGGAGATCCCGGTTTATCTCTATGAATACGCAGCTACTAAGGAAGAGTGGCGCAATCTGGCAGAAGTTCGCAAGGGAGAATATGAAGCTCTACCAGAAAAGATGAAAGATCCCTATTGGAAACCCGATTTTGGTCCGATGAAATTCAATAGCAGAGCCGGAGCTACAGCTATTGGTGCCAGAGAGTTCCTGATTGCCTATAATATAAATCTCAATACCCGCGATAAAAAGAAAGCTACTGAAATAGCCAAAAAAATTCGTGAAAGAGGTTATCCTCAGCGAGATGATAACGGTAAATTGCTGAAGGATGAAGTGGGTAACAAGATAATGGTATCCGGTCTTTTTTCACACTGTAAGGCAGTTGGATGGTATATAGACGAGTATAACCGTGCCCAGATCAGTATGAACCTGACCAATTATAAGATCACCCCTCCGCATTTGGTATTAGAAAAAGTTCGTGAACTGGCACAAGCCGATGGAGTGATAATAACCGGTAGTGAATTGGTCGGCTTGATCCCTAAAGATGCCATGTTGATGGCGGGTAAGTATTATCTCGAAAAATTGGGAGAGACAGACGGTATTCCTGATGAAATGATCATCGAGACGGCGATTCAGTCAATGGGATTAGCTGAGTTAGCCCCCTTCGATATAGATAAAAAGATCATTGAATATAGCATAGCCAGAAAAGACAACCTGGTCAATCTGACCATTAAGGATTTTGTTGATATCTTATCAACAGATGCGCCTGCTCCGGGAGGAGGTAGTGTGGCAGCTCTCTGCACTACTATGTCGGGAGCTTTAACGGCTATGGTCAGCAACCTTACATTTGGTAAGAAAGGTTATGAAAAACACTGGCAGAAGTGCAAGGATTTAGCAGTCAAAGGGCAGGAGATCAAGAATAAAGCACTCGTAGCCATTGATAAAGATACAGATAGTTTCAATTTGTTGATGGATGCCATGAGATTACCTAAGAAAACAGATGAAGAGATCGCTGTAAGAGACAAAGCGATTCAAGAAGCGACTAAACAAGCGATCCTTGTTCCTCTGGAAACTCTTGAGCTTTCTCTGGAAGCTGTGGAACTGGCAGCTCAGATTGTTCAGATCGGCAATAAAAATGCCCTGTCAGATGCAGGGGTAGCAGCCATTACAGCCAATGCAGCAGCTAAAGGGGCGTTTTATAATATTAAGATAAATATGCCGGGAATTACAGACGATACTTTCCGTGATGAAGTAACAACAAAAGCTGAAAGGTTAGTTGAGAAGATCGAAGCTATTTCCAATGAGACAGAAAAGACAGTAAAAGCTGCTATCAAGTAACTCTTCTGCTTAATACTATTTTGGTCTGATATTGTTGTTTTAAGATGCATAATAATAGTGAAATTATTTTCATTCTTGTAGAACCGGTCTATCGCGGTAATGTGGGAGCTGCAGCTAGAGTGATCAATAACTTCGGTTTTTCGCATCTACGATTGGTGGGAGCTGTACCTCAGAAAGAAGATTATTATCTGGCTGTTCATTCGGAAGAGATCATGCATAATATTGAGGTCTTTGATGACTTATCTTCCGCTATCCAAGATATCGACAATGTGATCGCCGTTACCAGAAGGTTTGGGAGAAAAAAGAAGACCGATCTTGATGTTGCTGAGATAGGTAATTTTACCCAAGAACTCTATCGGGGTAAGACTGCTTTTGTTTTTGGCAGAGAGACTTACGGATTAAAGGATGAAGAGATAGAGCTTTGTCCGATCCGCTGTCTGATCCCAACTAATCCCGAGTTTCCATCTCTCAATCTTGCTCAGGCAGTAGCAATTGTTTGTTATGAACTGTTCAATGGTTTGAATGACCAGAAGCCTTTATCAAAGCTTGCTAAGACAGAAAAAGTTGACAAAACAATCGAACAGATTATTGATAGTTTATTGGAAATCGGCTATTTTGAAAATGGTGATCCGAGAATGACCAAGAAGAAGCTGCAGAATATCTTGCTGAGAAGCTATACTTCAGATGAAAATCTGCTATTCTTGACTAAGATGTTTCACCGTATCTCGATACTTGTCAAGAGTTTGAGCAGATGCGGCAAAGCTGATAAAAAATAACGTAATAAGGGATATGGGAGGTTTTATGGATTATTTTTTTACAGAAGAGCAATTGGAAATTAGGGAGATTACCCGAAAAGTTGCTGAAGAGAAGATCAAACCGGTAAGAGAAAAATACGATGAAGAGGGAATTTTTCCTTGGGATATTGTTGAAGTTTTTGCTCAGACAGATCTGTTTGCGATCTTAATTCCGGAAGAGTATGGTGGGATAAGCGGCAAAGTAGTCGATCTCTGCATAGTCACTGAAGAGTTATGCCGAGTCTGTGCCGGTATTTCATTATCTTTAGGAGCTTCAGGATTAGGGCTCTATCCGATCCTGTTATCAGGTTCAGAAGAGCAAAAACAGAAATTCCTGCCTGCTATTGCTGAAGGTAAAAGACTTGCTGCCTTTGCCTTAACCGAAGCTAATGCCGGTTCTGACGCAGGTGCTATTGAAACTACTGCCACTCTTGATGGTGACCATTATGTTCTTAACGGAACAAAGCAGTGGATTACCAATGGGGGAGAAGCTGAGGTTTATACTGTCTTTGCTATGACCGATAAGACCAAAGGTGCTCGTGGTGCTTCCTGCTTTATTGTTGAGAAAGATACACCCGGATTCTCCTTTGGTAAAAAAGAGAACAAAATGGGTATCAGAGCTTCTGCTACCAGTGAGTTGATCTTTGAAGACTGTCGTGTCCCCAAAGAAAACCTCATCGGAAAAGAGGGTTTTGGTTTTATGATCGCCATGAAGACCTTTGATAAATCTCGTCCGATGGTAGCTGCCCAAGCAATCGGAATAGCTCAGGGTGCTTACGAAGAAGCGGTAAAATACTCCAAAGAGAGAAATCAATTCGGTAAACCTATCTCCTCATTTCAGGCAATACAGTTTATGTTAGCCGATATGGCAACTCAGATTGAAGCTGCAAGAGCTTTGGTCTTTGCTACAGCCAAAATGATTGACGAAGGTAGTAAAAAATACAGCAAAGAATCGGCAATGTGTAAATACTTCGCTTCCGATATGGCGATGAAGGTCACAACTGATGCCGTGCAAATTTTAGGCGGTTATGGTTATATGAAGGAGTATCCGGTTGAGAAGATGATGCGTGATGCCAAGATTACCCAGATCTACGAAGGTACAAACCAGATCCAACGCTCTATTGTCGCATCACATCTCTTGAAAGAGTAAAATCAGCCTAATAGTTCTTATTTAAATAAATACACATAAATCTTAATAACACATTGTAGGGGCGGTTCAAGAACCGCCCTTTTCCCCTACAACCTCTGTTTTGTATGATTCTCATCCTGATAATCCTGAATCTATTACTTCGGGATTACAAACTATATTCCTGTGATAAAATATTCTTTATCCTTTAATACATTCTGCACCAAAATGGTAAGTTCCATCAAACGAGAAAAATGCCTTGCGCCAGCAATTTCCGATCCATCGACAAGCTCAGGAAAGGATTGAGGAAGTCAATGAAGAATTCTATTTTGGTGCAGAACACTCAGGATGACATTTATATTGATTATTTAGCTACTATTTATTCATCTGTTTTTATCAACCCTTAAACTCCTCATGTACTATTTCTTCCTGCCAGACAAATCTCAAGACATTAGAGATATCCCCATTTCTCTGATTGACTACGTAATAATACTCTTCATCACGATCCTCATATTGAAACAAGATCTCTTTCTTCGGTGCATACTTTTTCTCAACATACAAATGATCAGTATCTGGATCTGGGTTCTGCGGATCATTAGCCCGATAAATTCTGATCAGATCATTATCCCTCACAGCACGGTCAAAGTAGAAATTTTTCATCCTCAATTTCACCGGTTCCGATTTCAGCAGATAATAAGGATAATTGCGAAACAGATATCTTAATCTCTCATCAATATTAGGTTCCGGATTTTGCCAGGCTAATTTGACTATCTTTCTCGTTCTGATACGTAATGGAGTATTTCTGTCGTTCTTATACTTATGCGGTTCATAGAGTTTGATCTGCTGCGTGCCACGTGATAACTGAAAGACATATTTTCCATATCTCCCTTGTATCGAGTCGGTCATTCTGACTAATCTCTGAACACTCTCCGGTGCTTCCAGATAGTGTTTTATCGTTTTATTATGCAGATGCTCTAAATGATTGGGTATCTTTATCTTCTTTGTTTTCAAAACATTACCCCCTTTTTACCTTTAGGTTATTATATAGTCGGATATATCCGACTATATAATAACCTAAAGGTAAATCGAAAGCAAATTGTTTTTTTGATATTT from Candidatus Cloacimonadota bacterium includes the following:
- the ftcD gene encoding glutamate formimidoyltransferase, coding for MKLVECVPNFSEGRDQKVLDAISNVIKEVKNVTLLDVDPGADTNRTVFTLVGEPEAVIEAAFQAIKKGAELIDMSKHQGAHPRMGATDVCPFIPVSDVTMEEAVEYAKQLAQRVGEELEIPVYLYEYAATKEEWRNLAEVRKGEYEALPEKMKDPYWKPDFGPMKFNSRAGATAIGAREFLIAYNINLNTRDKKKATEIAKKIRERGYPQRDDNGKLLKDEVGNKIMVSGLFSHCKAVGWYIDEYNRAQISMNLTNYKITPPHLVLEKVRELAQADGVIITGSELVGLIPKDAMLMAGKYYLEKLGETDGIPDEMIIETAIQSMGLAELAPFDIDKKIIEYSIARKDNLVNLTIKDFVDILSTDAPAPGGGSVAALCTTMSGALTAMVSNLTFGKKGYEKHWQKCKDLAVKGQEIKNKALVAIDKDTDSFNLLMDAMRLPKKTDEEIAVRDKAIQEATKQAILVPLETLELSLEAVELAAQIVQIGNKNALSDAGVAAITANAAAKGAFYNIKINMPGITDDTFRDEVTTKAERLVEKIEAISNETEKTVKAAIK
- a CDS encoding TrmJ/YjtD family RNA methyltransferase, with the protein product MHNNSEIIFILVEPVYRGNVGAAARVINNFGFSHLRLVGAVPQKEDYYLAVHSEEIMHNIEVFDDLSSAIQDIDNVIAVTRRFGRKKKTDLDVAEIGNFTQELYRGKTAFVFGRETYGLKDEEIELCPIRCLIPTNPEFPSLNLAQAVAIVCYELFNGLNDQKPLSKLAKTEKVDKTIEQIIDSLLEIGYFENGDPRMTKKKLQNILLRSYTSDENLLFLTKMFHRISILVKSLSRCGKADKK
- a CDS encoding acyl-CoA dehydrogenase family protein, which codes for MDYFFTEEQLEIREITRKVAEEKIKPVREKYDEEGIFPWDIVEVFAQTDLFAILIPEEYGGISGKVVDLCIVTEELCRVCAGISLSLGASGLGLYPILLSGSEEQKQKFLPAIAEGKRLAAFALTEANAGSDAGAIETTATLDGDHYVLNGTKQWITNGGEAEVYTVFAMTDKTKGARGASCFIVEKDTPGFSFGKKENKMGIRASATSELIFEDCRVPKENLIGKEGFGFMIAMKTFDKSRPMVAAQAIGIAQGAYEEAVKYSKERNQFGKPISSFQAIQFMLADMATQIEAARALVFATAKMIDEGSKKYSKESAMCKYFASDMAMKVTTDAVQILGGYGYMKEYPVEKMMRDAKITQIYEGTNQIQRSIVASHLLKE